From the genome of Pseudomonas mohnii:
CGAACCGTCCATGATGCGGCTTGGGTGGCCGGTGGCGTTGCCCAGGTTAACCAGGCGGCCTTCGGCCAGCAGGATCAGGTAGTCATCGTTCTGCGGATCGAAGCTGCCGGCACCGGTACGGTGGATCTTGTGAACCTGTGGCTTCACTTCTTCCCATGCCCAGTTCTTGCGCATGAAAGCAGTGTCGATTTCATTGTCGAAGTGGCCGATGTTGCAGACAACAGCGCGCTTCTTCAGGGCTCTGAGCATGTTCGAGTCGCAAACATTAACGTTGCCGGTGGTGGTCACGATCAGGTCGATCTTGCCCAGCAGTGCCTTGTCGATGCTGGCTTCGGTGCCGTTGTTGATCCCGTCGATGAACGGCGAAACCACTTCGAAACCGTCCATGCAGGCTTGCATGGCGCAGATCGGGTCGACTTCGGACACTTTAACGATCATGCCTTCCTGACGCAGGGACTGAGCCGAGCCCTTGCCCACGTCACCGTAACCGATGACCAGCGCTTGCTTGCCGGACAGCAGGTGGTCGGTACCGCGCTTGATCGCATCGTTCAGGCTGTGACGGCAGCCGTACTTGTTGTCGTTCTTGCTCTTGGTGACCGAGTCGTTGACGTTGATGGCCGGGATTTTCAGCTCGCCCTTGGCCAGCATGTCCAGCAGGCGGTGTACGCCGGTGGTGGTTTCTTCGGTCACGCCGTGGACGCGATCCAGAACCTGCGGGTATTTCTTGTGCAGCAGCTCGGTCAGGTCGCCGCCGTCGTCGAGGATCATGTTGGCATCCCAAGGCGCGCCATCCTTGAGGATGGTTTGCTCCAGGCACCACTCGTACTCTTCTTCGGTTTCGCCTTTCCAGGCGAAAACCGGAATGCCGGCAGCGGCGATGGACGCAGCGGCCTGGTCTTGAGTCGAGAAAATGTTGCAGGACGACCAGCGTACTTCGGCACCCAGGGCAACCAGGGTTTCGATCAGCACGGCAGTCTGAATGGTCATGTGGATGCAGCCGAGGATCTTCGCGCCCTTGAGCGGTTGCTCTTCGGAGTACTTGCGGCGCAGACCCATCAGGGCTGGCATTTCGGATTCGGCGATGATGGTTTCGCGACGGCCCCAGGCTGCCAGGGACATGTCGGCCACTTTGTAATCGGTAAAATCTGCAGGCGTGATAACAGCGCTCATGAAGAGCCTCCATTCGTAATGTATGCGAATGGGCGCCGTTGTGCGTTTAGTGTCTGGCCGATGACAGCCAAGCAACGCCCCATCCGAGCCTGACAGGTTGAACCTGCTGCAGCGCCCCTCGGACAGGTGGCGGGAAAACGGTACCAGGTTGAGGTTACCGTTTTGAAACGGGGGCGATTATAGCGGGCTATGCTGATCTTCCAAAGTCTTTCTGTTGGTCAATGTCCGAACGGTAATCGAGACCATAGTCGATGGTTAATAGAGCTCTAGCCCGGGGTCTGCCAAGATAGCGGCCATCATTCGGCAAGACGCTCAGGAGTGAATATGAATTTCCACACCCGCAAATGGGTTAAACCAGAAGACCTCAACCCCAATGGCACCCTGTTCGGCGGTAGCCTGTTGCGCTGGATCGACGAAGAGGCGGCGATTTACGCCATCGTCCAGTTGGGTAACCAGCGCGTCGTCACCAAGTACATTTCGGAAATCAACTTCGTCAGCGCCTCGCGGCAGGGCGACATCATTGAGCTGGGCATCACGGCCACCGAATTCGGTCGCACCTCGATTACCCTGACCTGTGAAGTGCGCAACAAGATCACCCGCAAAAGCATCCTCACCGTTGAAAAAATGGTGTTTGTGAACCTCGGTGAAGACGGTCTGCCGGCGCCCCACGGCCGCACCGAGATCAAGTACGTCAAAGACCAGTTCAAGGAAGATGAATTGGTTACGAAGTGACATCGGCGTTGGCTTCATCGCGAGCAGGCTCGCTCCCACAAGGCGCGCGTTGCACCTTTGGGAGCGAGCTTGCTCGCGAAAGCGGTTGTGCCGTCACCGAAGATTTACCCGCCTACTGAACAGCCGTGAGCCACGGGGGTCGTAGCTAAAAGCCCCCACGGTGACCACGTCATGATCACGCCAACAGACGGCAAGACCCCCGACCTCTCGACGAAAGAACAGCACGAAGTCGAAAAAAGCCAGCCACCGCGCGCGGCGGTGCTGCACGAAATCATCCGCACCCAGGGCGATCAGGAGCTTGAGCGCAGCATCGCCGCGCTGTGGTGGTCGGCGCTGGCCGCCGGCCTGACCATGGGCCTTTCCCTGATGGGCATGGGCTTGCTCAATTCCCGGCTGCCCGAGGGTGAAGGCTTCAAGGTGATTGCCAGTTTCGGTTACTGCGCGGGTTTTCTCGCGGTGATCCTCGCCCGTCAGCAATTGTTCACGGAAAACACCCTGACCGCCGTATTGCCGATCATGAGCAAGCCCACGCTGGCCAACTTCGGTCGCTTGTTCAGGCTGTGGACGGTGGTGCTGGTCGGCAATCTGTGCGGCACCTTGCTGGTGGCCTACGTCATGCTGAAACTGCCGATCTTCGACAGCAAAACCGATTTGGCCTTTCTCGACATCGGGCGCAAGGTCATGGAGAACGATGCCGGCCAGATGTTCGCGAAGGGCATCGTCTCCGGCTGGATGATCGCCACCATGGTCTGGATGATTCCATCCATGGAGAGCGCCAAGATGTGGATCATCATCCTCATCACCTACCTCATGGCACTGGGGGATTTCACCCACATCGTGGTCGGTTCGGCCGAGGTTTCCTACCTGGTGTTCGCCGGCGAGCTGCCGTGGAAGGATTTCTGGCTGGTGTTCGCCGGGCCGACGCTGGCGGGGAATATCATCGGTGGCAGCTTCATCTTCGCGCTGATCAGTCATGCGCAAATTCGTAGCGAAGGCGATGCACCAAAGGAAGCCGCGGACCAAGACCGGGAGTCCGATCCGCAGAAGCTCGAAAAGTGATCAGGCCACCAAGGCCAAGGCTCAGCCGGGCACATTGAC
Proteins encoded in this window:
- the ahcY gene encoding adenosylhomocysteinase; its protein translation is MSAVITPADFTDYKVADMSLAAWGRRETIIAESEMPALMGLRRKYSEEQPLKGAKILGCIHMTIQTAVLIETLVALGAEVRWSSCNIFSTQDQAAASIAAAGIPVFAWKGETEEEYEWCLEQTILKDGAPWDANMILDDGGDLTELLHKKYPQVLDRVHGVTEETTTGVHRLLDMLAKGELKIPAINVNDSVTKSKNDNKYGCRHSLNDAIKRGTDHLLSGKQALVIGYGDVGKGSAQSLRQEGMIVKVSEVDPICAMQACMDGFEVVSPFIDGINNGTEASIDKALLGKIDLIVTTTGNVNVCDSNMLRALKKRAVVCNIGHFDNEIDTAFMRKNWAWEEVKPQVHKIHRTGAGSFDPQNDDYLILLAEGRLVNLGNATGHPSRIMDGSFANQVLAQIFLFGQKYADLSPAQKAERLTVEVLPKKLDEEVALEMVRGFGGVVTQLTKTQADYIGVTVEGPFKPHAYRY
- a CDS encoding acyl-CoA thioesterase — protein: MNFHTRKWVKPEDLNPNGTLFGGSLLRWIDEEAAIYAIVQLGNQRVVTKYISEINFVSASRQGDIIELGITATEFGRTSITLTCEVRNKITRKSILTVEKMVFVNLGEDGLPAPHGRTEIKYVKDQFKEDELVTK
- a CDS encoding formate/nitrite transporter family protein; amino-acid sequence: MITPTDGKTPDLSTKEQHEVEKSQPPRAAVLHEIIRTQGDQELERSIAALWWSALAAGLTMGLSLMGMGLLNSRLPEGEGFKVIASFGYCAGFLAVILARQQLFTENTLTAVLPIMSKPTLANFGRLFRLWTVVLVGNLCGTLLVAYVMLKLPIFDSKTDLAFLDIGRKVMENDAGQMFAKGIVSGWMIATMVWMIPSMESAKMWIIILITYLMALGDFTHIVVGSAEVSYLVFAGELPWKDFWLVFAGPTLAGNIIGGSFIFALISHAQIRSEGDAPKEAADQDRESDPQKLEK